A window of Paenibacillus polygoni contains these coding sequences:
- the pruA gene encoding L-glutamate gamma-semialdehyde dehydrogenase — protein sequence MPVPFRNEPFTDFGAEGNQSLFKNALRLVESELGKHYPLIIGGKEMETTTKAISINPSQKDQVIGSLSQAGEEQAEQAIVTAQAVFEHWRYTTFTERARYLFKAATLLRRRKHEFSAWMVYEAGKTWGEADADTAEAIDFMEFYAREAQRLAQPQPLVHIEGEDNELYYVPLGVGVIIPPWNFPLAIMAGMTTAAIVSGNTVVLKPASTTSVIAAKFVQLLIEAGVPSGVVNFIPGAGSEIGDYLVDHPLTRFISFTGSREVGLRINERAAKTAPGQKWMKRVIAEMGGKDAIIVDEGSDLTAAAEAITASAFGFAGQKCSACSRAIIHESVYDEVLTKVIALTRKLKVGSPLLPETNVGPVIDPHAFRKIQDYIKIGRTEGEIVLGGKAEINDGYFIEPTIIAGVSPTSRVSQEEIFGPVVAFTKASSFQEALRYANNTEFGLTGAVFSRNRTHLEQARAVFFAGNLYFNRKCTGALVGVHPFGGFNMSGTDSKAGGRDYLLLFTQAKLVSEKY from the coding sequence ATGCCCGTTCCATTCCGAAATGAACCCTTTACTGACTTTGGTGCTGAAGGAAATCAGAGCTTATTTAAAAATGCGCTGAGGCTGGTTGAATCCGAACTTGGCAAGCATTATCCGCTGATCATTGGCGGTAAGGAGATGGAGACGACAACAAAAGCCATCTCCATAAATCCTTCCCAGAAAGATCAGGTGATTGGTAGTTTATCGCAGGCGGGTGAAGAACAGGCAGAGCAAGCGATTGTCACAGCCCAGGCGGTATTTGAACATTGGCGCTATACGACGTTCACGGAGAGGGCGAGATACTTATTCAAAGCAGCAACACTGCTTCGCCGGAGAAAGCATGAATTCTCTGCCTGGATGGTGTACGAGGCGGGGAAAACGTGGGGGGAAGCAGATGCAGATACGGCAGAAGCCATCGACTTTATGGAATTCTACGCGAGGGAAGCACAGCGTCTAGCACAGCCGCAGCCCCTGGTTCATATTGAAGGGGAAGATAATGAGCTGTACTATGTGCCGCTGGGGGTCGGAGTCATCATCCCCCCTTGGAATTTCCCGCTTGCGATTATGGCAGGCATGACCACGGCGGCTATCGTATCGGGCAATACAGTGGTACTAAAACCAGCCAGTACGACTTCCGTTATTGCCGCAAAATTCGTACAGCTTCTTATTGAAGCAGGGGTACCGAGCGGGGTTGTTAACTTCATACCCGGGGCGGGGAGCGAAATCGGTGACTACCTTGTTGATCATCCGCTGACTCGGTTTATTAGTTTCACTGGCTCCAGAGAAGTGGGGCTGCGAATTAATGAACGGGCTGCAAAAACAGCCCCAGGACAGAAATGGATGAAGCGAGTCATTGCCGAAATGGGCGGCAAGGATGCGATTATTGTAGATGAAGGGAGTGATCTCACTGCCGCAGCAGAAGCGATTACGGCCTCCGCATTCGGTTTTGCAGGTCAGAAGTGTTCTGCCTGCTCCCGAGCGATCATCCATGAGAGTGTATATGATGAAGTCCTTACAAAAGTAATCGCCCTAACCCGAAAGTTAAAAGTAGGCAGCCCGCTGCTACCGGAGACAAACGTCGGACCGGTGATTGATCCGCATGCTTTTCGAAAAATTCAAGACTACATCAAGATCGGAAGAACAGAAGGGGAGATTGTTCTTGGAGGAAAAGCAGAAATTAATGATGGGTATTTCATCGAACCGACGATCATAGCGGGGGTAAGTCCTACTTCGCGTGTATCGCAGGAAGAGATCTTTGGTCCTGTCGTGGCATTTACGAAGGCTTCATCTTTCCAAGAAGCATTGCGGTATGCGAACAATACAGAATTTGGACTGACCGGTGCAGTATTCTCCAGAAACCGGACACATCTGGAACAGGCTAGAGCCGTCTTTTTTGCAGGTAACTTGTACTTCAACCGAAAATGTACGGGCGCTTTAGTAGGCGTTCATCCTTTTGGGGGATTTAATATGTCAGGAACAGACTCCAAAGCAGGCGGACGGGACTACTTACTTTTGTTCACGCAAGCCAAACTTGTCTCGGAAAAATACTAA
- a CDS encoding DNA alkylation repair protein, with amino-acid sequence MEKTLKEQLLELSDKEYQRFSSALIPNVNHVIGVRLPVLRKIAKNMAKENWKEYFEQTEKEWFEEDMLHGMIIGYYKADIDEILHQVAAFVPKIDNWSVCDSFCSGLKVTLLYKERVWEFLQPYMESEKEYELRFAIVMMLTYYVDDQYLDAVLERLDQIQHEGYYVKMAVAWAISICFIKKPEKTMTYLQSNSLDKVTYNKALQKITESNRVRPEVKKIIRSMKRK; translated from the coding sequence ATGGAAAAGACGTTGAAAGAACAATTACTAGAACTGTCAGATAAAGAATATCAGAGGTTTTCTTCCGCATTAATTCCAAATGTTAATCATGTTATCGGTGTTCGACTGCCGGTGCTTCGAAAAATAGCTAAAAATATGGCGAAGGAAAATTGGAAGGAATATTTTGAACAGACGGAGAAGGAATGGTTCGAAGAGGATATGCTGCACGGTATGATTATTGGTTATTATAAAGCGGATATTGATGAGATTCTGCATCAAGTAGCAGCCTTTGTACCGAAGATTGATAACTGGTCTGTGTGCGACAGTTTTTGTTCAGGATTAAAAGTTACTTTACTTTATAAAGAACGTGTATGGGAGTTTCTACAACCCTATATGGAATCTGAAAAAGAATATGAGCTTCGTTTTGCCATTGTAATGATGCTTACTTATTATGTGGATGATCAATACTTGGATGCAGTATTAGAGCGGCTTGATCAAATTCAGCATGAAGGGTACTATGTGAAAATGGCTGTCGCATGGGCTATATCTATCTGTTTTATTAAAAAACCGGAGAAGACGATGACCTATCTACAATCAAATTCTCTGGATAAAGTAACGTATAATAAAGCTTTGCAGAAAATAACGGAGTCGAATCGAGTTCGTCCAGAAGTGAAGAAAATCATCCGCAGCATGAAACGTAAGTGA
- a CDS encoding YwaF family protein: MYFISRDSSIFDPFHAETFEYMSGSHVTVLLIILALLLLLFLFRFQFRRSPLLKEVLRWSLAAVLIISQLMLEIWYQAFGLWDIKNTLPLELCSLTLMLSILMLITKSRLLYTFVFYAGICGALAALLTPNLAYAFPHFRFIQFFIAHGAIILSALYMSWIEYEKLSFISVPIGFIMLNVAAGFVWLINQMTGANYMFLSHKPDTPSILDLLGPYPFYIVMEEILALHLFLMLYVLFFYLPWGAVNRGKESREDDVHEIGF, from the coding sequence GTGTACTTCATCTCACGTGATTCGTCTATATTTGATCCCTTTCATGCCGAGACGTTTGAGTATATGTCAGGTTCTCATGTTACGGTTCTTCTAATCATTTTAGCGCTGCTTTTATTATTGTTTTTATTTAGGTTTCAGTTTCGCCGATCACCTTTGCTGAAAGAGGTGCTAAGGTGGAGTCTTGCTGCCGTTTTAATAATATCGCAACTCATGCTCGAAATATGGTATCAAGCTTTTGGGCTATGGGATATAAAAAATACATTGCCGCTTGAACTGTGCAGTCTTACGCTTATGCTATCGATTCTGATGCTGATCACAAAAAGCAGACTCCTGTATACCTTTGTGTTTTATGCAGGAATATGCGGAGCACTGGCAGCCTTGCTCACCCCTAACTTAGCCTATGCTTTTCCACATTTTCGTTTTATTCAATTTTTTATCGCCCATGGAGCGATTATTTTGTCTGCTCTTTATATGTCATGGATCGAGTATGAAAAATTATCATTCATTTCAGTACCGATTGGTTTTATCATGCTCAATGTGGCGGCTGGTTTTGTGTGGCTGATCAATCAGATGACAGGAGCGAATTATATGTTTCTCTCACATAAACCGGATACGCCATCTATCCTGGATCTGCTGGGTCCCTATCCGTTTTATATCGTAATGGAAGAGATATTAGCGCTTCATCTGTTTCTTATGCTGTATGTACTTTTCTTCTATCTTCCTTGGGGCGCAGTGAACCGGGGAAAGGAGAGCAGGGAGGACGATGTTCATGAAATCGGGTTCTAA
- a CDS encoding proline dehydrogenase family protein produces the protein MKIGTELYRKTMLTVSSNPLVEKLTLRYGKSLARKFIAASDLEGAIEEVKRLNSKGIMATLDHLGEGVTQLDQALSYRDEYIRLIKAIAESRVDANVSLKPTQMGLALDKEMGYEHIRAVVREAKYYRNFVRIDMEDSPYTDATLEMIWKLHKEQLTNAGTVIQAYLYRSEQDAKDCIDQGIPLRLVKGAYKESSSIAYQNIKDVLWQYKRIIQMHLDHHVYTAIASHDDKIIRWTKQYALEHDIPKDRFEFQMLYGLRMQEQVKLAEEGYRVRCYVPYGTMWYPYYTRRLAEKPANLMMVLKNMGK, from the coding sequence ATGAAAATAGGAACCGAACTATACCGAAAAACGATGCTCACCGTCTCCAGTAATCCGCTGGTGGAGAAGTTGACCTTACGATACGGCAAGTCCTTGGCAAGAAAGTTTATTGCCGCAAGTGATCTAGAAGGAGCCATTGAAGAAGTAAAGAGACTAAACAGTAAGGGAATCATGGCCACATTAGACCATTTAGGGGAAGGAGTGACGCAGCTTGATCAAGCACTGAGCTATCGTGATGAATATATCCGGCTGATCAAGGCAATTGCGGAATCTCGGGTAGATGCGAATGTATCTTTGAAACCAACACAAATGGGTCTCGCTCTAGATAAAGAGATGGGGTATGAACATATCCGTGCCGTCGTTCGGGAAGCAAAATACTACCGGAATTTTGTCCGAATTGATATGGAGGATTCGCCATACACGGATGCGACTTTAGAAATGATATGGAAGCTGCACAAGGAACAGTTAACGAACGCAGGCACCGTAATTCAAGCTTACTTGTATCGTTCAGAACAAGATGCAAAGGATTGTATAGATCAAGGCATTCCCCTCCGGCTTGTAAAAGGAGCTTATAAGGAATCCTCTTCCATCGCCTATCAGAATATAAAGGATGTACTCTGGCAGTACAAACGAATCATCCAGATGCATCTGGATCACCATGTCTACACGGCTATCGCCTCTCATGATGACAAGATCATACGATGGACGAAACAGTATGCTCTGGAACACGATATTCCGAAGGACCGCTTTGAATTTCAAATGCTGTACGGACTTCGCATGCAGGAACAAGTGAAACTAGCAGAGGAAGGTTATCGGGTGCGATGTTATGTACCTTACGGAACGATGTGGTATCCCTATTACACGAGGAGGCTCGCAGAAAAGCCGGCCAATTTAATGATGGTATTAAAAAATATGGGAAAATAA
- a CDS encoding beta-L-arabinofuranosidase domain-containing protein, with product MIELKGKSVLIHDGEIKRREAANRAYLMKLDSDHLLFNYKLEAGRYTGRDIPKGAHGGWETPVCQLRGHFLGHWLSAAAMHYFKTGDPELKAKIEVIIEELAECQKDNGGQWVGPIPEKYLHWITKGKNVWAPQYNLHKLLMGLVDVYQYVGNVKALEIADLFADWFVEWSKGFSREQFDRILDVETGGMLEVWADLLHITGKDKYKILLERYYRSRLFQPLLEGKDPLTNMHANTTIPEVLGSARAYEVTGEKRWMDIVEAYWNCAVTERGYLATGGQTSGEVWMPKMKMKARLGDKNQEHCTVYNMIRLAEFLFRHSANPAYAQYIEYNIYNGIMAQAYFQEYHLNGNKHQYPHTGLLTYFLPMKAGLRKDWSTETDSFFCCHGTMVQANAAWNRGLYYQDGDGIYICQYFDSEVTADMGGASVRIQQQQDRLSGSLMNSSNTSGYQGINEITANQENIPPYRKYDFVVHTKEPKAFAVHCRIPEWIMSEAFVYVNGVLHGKTAESGQFYSIRRDWKDGDKITLIFPIGIQFISLPEDKQMGAFRYGPEVLAGIAEEERILFVDSEDVASEIEMENEREWGSWRFFFKTVNQDPSIQLRRIRDIGYEPYQIYYKVKNSDCNQNRRS from the coding sequence ATGATCGAGTTAAAAGGGAAAAGTGTTCTGATCCACGACGGGGAAATCAAACGTAGAGAGGCAGCAAACCGGGCATATTTGATGAAGCTGGACAGCGACCATCTTCTTTTTAACTACAAGCTGGAAGCGGGTCGTTATACGGGGAGGGACATCCCGAAGGGAGCGCATGGGGGATGGGAAACTCCCGTATGTCAACTCAGAGGTCATTTTCTCGGACACTGGCTGTCGGCTGCGGCAATGCATTATTTCAAGACAGGAGACCCAGAGCTTAAAGCGAAGATCGAAGTCATCATAGAAGAATTAGCGGAATGCCAAAAGGATAATGGTGGGCAGTGGGTAGGTCCGATTCCCGAGAAATATTTGCACTGGATTACGAAGGGGAAAAATGTCTGGGCACCCCAATATAATCTCCATAAGCTGCTCATGGGTTTAGTAGATGTCTATCAGTATGTGGGGAACGTGAAGGCGCTCGAAATCGCGGATTTGTTCGCAGACTGGTTTGTAGAATGGAGTAAAGGCTTTTCTAGAGAGCAGTTTGACCGCATTTTGGATGTGGAAACCGGTGGAATGCTGGAGGTTTGGGCGGATCTCCTACATATCACTGGCAAGGACAAATACAAGATACTGCTAGAACGATATTATCGAAGCAGGCTCTTTCAACCTTTGCTGGAAGGTAAGGACCCTTTGACGAATATGCACGCGAATACGACTATTCCGGAAGTGCTGGGCTCTGCTCGTGCGTATGAAGTTACGGGCGAAAAGAGATGGATGGATATCGTGGAGGCCTATTGGAATTGTGCGGTGACGGAGAGGGGGTATCTGGCTACAGGCGGTCAGACGTCTGGTGAAGTTTGGATGCCAAAGATGAAAATGAAGGCTCGTCTAGGGGATAAAAACCAAGAACACTGCACGGTCTATAATATGATTCGCTTAGCTGAGTTTTTGTTCCGTCATTCCGCTAACCCTGCATACGCACAATATATCGAATATAACATTTACAATGGAATTATGGCGCAAGCCTACTTCCAGGAGTATCATCTAAACGGCAATAAGCATCAATATCCTCATACCGGATTGCTTACTTATTTTCTGCCTATGAAAGCAGGCTTGCGTAAGGATTGGAGCACGGAGACAGACAGCTTCTTCTGCTGTCATGGAACGATGGTCCAAGCGAATGCAGCATGGAATCGAGGCTTGTATTATCAGGATGGGGACGGCATATATATCTGTCAGTATTTCGACTCTGAAGTCACTGCGGATATGGGAGGAGCTTCTGTGCGTATACAACAACAACAGGATCGTTTGAGCGGGAGCCTGATGAATTCCTCGAATACTTCAGGGTATCAGGGAATCAACGAAATAACGGCGAATCAGGAAAATATCCCGCCATACCGCAAATATGATTTTGTCGTACATACAAAAGAGCCAAAAGCATTTGCAGTCCATTGCCGAATACCGGAATGGATCATGTCGGAAGCATTCGTTTATGTTAATGGTGTTCTCCACGGAAAAACCGCTGAAAGCGGCCAATTCTATTCTATTCGACGTGACTGGAAAGATGGCGATAAAATCACCTTGATTTTCCCTATAGGAATCCAGTTCATATCATTGCCGGAAGACAAACAGATGGGTGCCTTTCGTTATGGACCAGAGGTACTGGCGGGTATAGCTGAAGAAGAACGAATTTTATTTGTCGACAGCGAAGACGTCGCATCCGAAATTGAGATGGAGAACGAGCGCGAGTGGGGAAGCTGGAGATTTTTTTTCAAAACGGTCAACCAGGATCCTTCCATTCAGCTTAGGAGAATCCGAGACATTGGGTATGAACCTTACCAAATTTATTATAAAGTTAAAAACTCTGACTGCAACCAAAATCGCCGATCCTAA
- a CDS encoding aspartate ammonia-lyase codes for MAETVRIERDFIGELSIPASAYYGIQTMRAVDNFPITGVPIEKELIFALAAVKKAAAMANMDMKMLPPRIGEVIIKAAEEVMQGQLLDQFIVDSIQGGAGTSINMNMNEVLANRGLELLSKVKGDYFHCNPNNHVNMSQSTNDAIPTALRIAAYRHAATLLQTMEQLHEGFVQKQVEFDDVVKVGRTHLQDAVPIKLGQEFGAYAKVLSRDMERLQEASKRLLSINMGATAVGTGLNAKTAYIQKVTEYLGEITGLPLYTAEDLVDATQNTDAYLEMSAALKVCAVNMSKICNDIRLMASGPRAGFSELLLPARQPGSSIMPGKVNPVMVEVMNQISFQVIGNDHTIALACGAGQFELNVMGPVIAFNLLQSLKIMNNGMDVFHRFAIKELDANRDHIKRVLDQSFTMITALNPHLGYDVAAGIVKEALRTKQTITSIILERGLLTIEELQEIMHPEQMTTPGIAGERFLHMG; via the coding sequence GTGGCTGAAACGGTAAGAATTGAACGAGATTTTATTGGTGAACTGAGTATTCCTGCGTCTGCCTACTATGGCATTCAAACGATGCGGGCAGTAGATAATTTTCCTATTACCGGAGTACCTATTGAAAAAGAACTTATATTTGCTCTCGCCGCGGTAAAGAAAGCCGCAGCAATGGCTAACATGGATATGAAAATGCTTCCGCCGAGGATCGGAGAAGTCATTATCAAAGCAGCAGAAGAAGTCATGCAAGGTCAACTTCTGGATCAGTTTATCGTTGATTCCATTCAGGGTGGCGCAGGCACCTCCATTAATATGAATATGAACGAAGTCCTTGCCAACCGAGGACTTGAACTTTTATCTAAAGTGAAAGGCGATTATTTTCACTGTAACCCGAACAACCACGTAAATATGTCCCAATCTACCAATGATGCGATCCCTACAGCCCTGCGGATTGCAGCCTATCGTCATGCAGCGACGCTTTTACAGACAATGGAGCAGCTTCATGAAGGGTTTGTCCAAAAGCAGGTAGAATTCGATGATGTTGTTAAAGTGGGAAGAACGCATCTGCAGGATGCGGTTCCGATTAAACTCGGACAAGAATTTGGCGCCTATGCGAAAGTGCTCTCTAGAGACATGGAGCGACTTCAAGAAGCGTCCAAACGTCTTCTTTCTATTAATATGGGAGCAACGGCTGTTGGTACGGGGCTGAATGCAAAAACGGCGTATATCCAAAAAGTGACCGAATATCTCGGTGAAATTACAGGCTTACCTTTATATACCGCAGAAGATCTGGTAGATGCTACCCAAAATACAGATGCGTATCTAGAGATGTCTGCCGCACTCAAAGTATGTGCCGTTAATATGTCCAAGATCTGTAACGACATTCGGCTTATGGCATCCGGTCCAAGAGCAGGTTTCTCAGAACTTCTGCTTCCGGCAAGACAACCAGGTTCTTCCATTATGCCAGGTAAAGTAAACCCTGTTATGGTTGAAGTCATGAATCAGATTTCATTCCAGGTCATTGGTAACGATCATACGATCGCGCTGGCCTGCGGTGCAGGACAGTTTGAACTCAACGTAATGGGTCCTGTTATTGCCTTTAACCTGTTACAATCGCTCAAGATTATGAATAACGGAATGGATGTATTCCACCGGTTTGCCATTAAGGAACTGGATGCGAACCGTGACCATATCAAGCGAGTGCTGGATCAAAGTTTCACCATGATTACCGCTCTGAATCCGCATCTTGGATATGATGTAGCGGCTGGCATCGTAAAAGAAGCGCTTCGCACCAAGCAGACGATTACCTCCATTATTTTAGAGCGAGGACTGCTGACAATCGAAGAACTCCAAGAAATTATGCACCCAGAACAAATGACGACACCAGGTATTGCAGGTGAACGTTTCCTTCATATGGGATAG